The following proteins are co-located in the Nocardioides piscis genome:
- a CDS encoding methyltransferase domain-containing protein yields the protein MQHPSASERRQSVRTGVVWTAVSALLDEPGSYPEQQARIVDIGGGTGGFAVPLAQLGHRVEVIDPSPDALAALDRRAREADVADRITGQQGDLTDMADLVGADGADLVLCHGVLEVVDDPAAALASIASVLRPGGHLSLLVAQRHAAVVARAMAGHFQAARDLLDGPDADRHRFTAEEIGPLLAAAGLDATTVHGVRVFADLVPGSLLDLEPGAASALAELESAVSTRAEYLPLATQLHVLATR from the coding sequence ATGCAGCATCCCTCTGCCAGCGAGCGTCGCCAGTCCGTCCGCACCGGTGTGGTGTGGACCGCCGTCAGCGCGCTGCTGGACGAGCCGGGCTCCTATCCCGAGCAGCAGGCCCGCATCGTCGACATCGGGGGTGGCACCGGCGGCTTCGCCGTACCCCTCGCCCAGCTCGGACACCGGGTCGAGGTCATCGACCCCAGCCCCGACGCCCTCGCCGCGCTCGACCGGCGGGCGCGAGAGGCAGACGTCGCCGACCGGATCACCGGCCAGCAGGGCGACCTCACCGACATGGCCGACCTCGTCGGAGCCGATGGGGCCGACCTGGTGCTGTGCCACGGTGTGCTCGAGGTCGTCGACGACCCGGCCGCTGCGCTGGCGAGCATCGCCTCGGTGCTGCGTCCAGGCGGTCACCTCAGCCTCCTCGTCGCCCAGCGGCACGCCGCCGTGGTGGCGCGCGCCATGGCCGGTCACTTCCAGGCGGCTCGCGACCTGCTCGACGGTCCGGATGCCGACCGACACCGCTTCACCGCCGAGGAGATCGGCCCGCTGCTCGCTGCAGCCGGACTCGATGCCACCACGGTCCACGGGGTCAGGGTCTTCGCCGACCTCGTGCCCGGCTCGCTGCTCGACCTCGAGCCGGGTGCTGCCTCCGCGCTGGCCGAGCTCGAGAGCGCGGTGTCCACGCGAGCCGAATACCTCCCCCTCGCCACACAGCTCCACGTCCTCGCCACTCGCTGA
- a CDS encoding DUF58 domain-containing protein: protein MLEGIGHGWHRTAGYQVRSDVRGIYDIGPMTVVATDPFGLVEVGRSFHATAALTVTPRTVTLPGILLGGAWTGSGDNRPRAFTTGSAEDVTVREYRQGDDLRRVHWRSSARTGELMVRREEQPWQSRATVFLDNRLTSHRGQGVASSLEAAVSVAASVAVHLSQHGFAVRLVTATGEEPGTAWHSRTSSVNTGPLLEALAVVRAEQAARLDTTWLAEPGHGGLLIAILGAVTDADVPFFNRLRQHAATSAAIALDVDEWATRSGASATASTAVGLVRSGWRAVSMGPRDSVEGVWQDLGRLGHKQLVES, encoded by the coding sequence GTGCTCGAAGGCATCGGGCACGGCTGGCACCGCACCGCCGGCTATCAGGTGCGATCCGACGTGCGCGGCATCTATGACATCGGACCGATGACCGTGGTCGCCACCGACCCGTTCGGGCTGGTCGAGGTCGGCCGGTCCTTCCACGCGACGGCGGCGCTGACTGTCACGCCCCGCACCGTGACCTTGCCGGGGATCCTCCTGGGCGGGGCATGGACCGGGTCAGGCGACAACCGCCCGCGCGCCTTCACGACCGGCAGCGCCGAGGACGTGACGGTGCGCGAATATCGCCAAGGCGACGACCTGCGCCGGGTGCACTGGCGCAGCTCGGCCCGCACCGGCGAGCTGATGGTCCGCCGTGAGGAACAGCCGTGGCAGTCGCGCGCGACGGTCTTCCTGGACAACCGGCTGACCTCCCACCGCGGACAGGGGGTCGCCTCGTCGCTCGAGGCGGCAGTCTCGGTGGCCGCGTCCGTCGCGGTCCACCTGAGCCAGCACGGCTTCGCCGTACGCCTGGTCACCGCCACCGGCGAAGAGCCGGGGACCGCATGGCATTCCCGCACGTCCTCGGTCAACACCGGGCCTCTCCTCGAGGCGCTCGCAGTGGTGCGAGCCGAGCAGGCCGCCCGCCTCGACACCACCTGGCTCGCCGAGCCCGGCCACGGAGGCCTGCTCATCGCGATCCTGGGCGCCGTCACCGACGCCGATGTCCCCTTCTTCAACCGTCTTCGGCAGCACGCCGCCACGTCGGCAGCCATCGCGCTCGACGTCGACGAGTGGGCGACCCGATCAGGCGCCTCAGCCACCGCCTCGACCGCCGTCGGACTGGTCCGGTCGGGCTGGCGCGCCGTGTCGATGGGCCCCCGTGACTCCGTCGAGGGCGTGTGGCAGGACCTCGGACGTCTGGGTCACAAGCAGCTGGTGGAGTCATGA
- a CDS encoding transglutaminaseTgpA domain-containing protein, producing MKQQRAGLGFNLALASVAAATTWIVLLSWRAFTMEPEATVPLLYTAAIIALVGGTARWLHVPTALGLLLTAAVAGACVLGWVTGSAVPSPSVLADYATRVGEALDSTRKFRAPVPVEAASISPLLITAGAAVVVTVDTLAGGLRRIPLAGLLLLAVYCVPVSITGVGLTWPAFVALAIGFLAMLHLVHLDRVTRWGRGVDSGGSDRAGLTVRTGAVVGAAIKIGALATALALALPLALPTYEVTLFDGPGPGKREIQVADPLVDLRRDLARGEDIPLLQVTTPHRDPSYLRIAVLTRFNGNTWTPGDRDIPDDQVASGPMPPLVGVTSASPRQEWPYRVEVNEDFESRWLPTTAQVSSMTVEGDWRYDLSTMDFMTSDPEATTAGLDYSFTGVGVEPDAELLDEAASGISFIDSSFFEIPSGIAPEVGSLAAEVTQDQTTRFRKAQALQQWFREDGGFEYSTANIEEVSEGTLTEFLDERVGYCEQFAASMAIMARVIGIPARVAVGFLRPDSVGPDTYEFSSHDLHAWPELFFPGAGWVRFEPTPGARAASVPAYTSADLAPNPTATPSARNTPSTDARSRQLRDPETTAIADEASTFPWVRLLVAVGTLALLLVGVLAPTLVRRRRRERRLRGDLEELWRELRDHVTDLGHEWPADRSPRRTGAWVSTHFGAPAEGSSRSERPRTGPDQDRDAVRALDRFVEQLERARYSRSGGSVAIEQAAEDVLVIEAALDHGVGPRVRRRARWLPRSLRHVASRPARAGGSDREVSTRTGSTETETTEAVRG from the coding sequence ATGAAGCAGCAGCGCGCAGGTCTCGGCTTCAACCTTGCACTGGCATCGGTGGCGGCGGCGACCACGTGGATCGTCCTGCTCTCCTGGCGTGCCTTCACCATGGAGCCCGAGGCAACCGTGCCCCTGCTCTACACCGCGGCGATCATCGCCCTGGTCGGCGGGACCGCCCGGTGGCTGCACGTCCCCACAGCCCTCGGACTCCTCCTCACGGCCGCCGTGGCGGGGGCGTGCGTGCTGGGCTGGGTGACCGGCTCAGCGGTGCCGTCGCCCTCGGTCCTGGCCGACTACGCCACCCGGGTCGGGGAGGCGCTCGACTCCACGCGCAAGTTCCGTGCGCCTGTCCCGGTCGAGGCTGCGTCAATCAGCCCGCTCCTGATCACGGCGGGGGCGGCGGTCGTCGTCACCGTCGACACGCTGGCCGGAGGCCTGCGGCGCATCCCACTCGCTGGTCTGCTCCTGCTCGCCGTCTATTGCGTTCCGGTGTCGATCACGGGCGTCGGTCTGACGTGGCCCGCGTTCGTGGCTCTCGCCATCGGCTTCCTTGCCATGTTGCACCTGGTCCACCTCGACCGCGTCACCCGCTGGGGCCGCGGGGTCGACTCCGGCGGGTCAGACCGGGCCGGCCTCACCGTCCGCACCGGCGCAGTCGTCGGCGCCGCGATCAAGATCGGCGCGCTCGCCACCGCGCTGGCGCTGGCGCTGCCCCTGGCCCTGCCGACCTACGAGGTGACGCTCTTCGACGGTCCTGGTCCGGGAAAGCGAGAGATCCAGGTCGCCGACCCGCTGGTGGACCTGCGACGCGACCTCGCCCGCGGCGAGGACATCCCCCTCCTCCAGGTGACCACTCCCCACAGGGACCCCAGCTATCTGCGCATCGCAGTCCTGACCCGGTTCAACGGCAACACCTGGACGCCCGGCGACCGCGACATCCCCGACGACCAGGTCGCGAGCGGCCCGATGCCACCCCTCGTCGGCGTCACATCTGCGTCCCCGCGCCAGGAGTGGCCCTACCGGGTGGAGGTCAACGAGGACTTCGAGTCGAGGTGGTTGCCCACGACCGCGCAGGTCAGCTCGATGACCGTGGAGGGTGACTGGCGCTACGACCTGTCCACCATGGACTTCATGACCAGCGACCCGGAGGCGACGACAGCGGGGCTGGACTACTCCTTCACCGGAGTTGGGGTGGAACCAGATGCCGAGCTGCTGGACGAGGCTGCCTCAGGCATCTCGTTCATCGACTCGTCGTTCTTCGAGATTCCGTCCGGGATCGCCCCCGAGGTCGGCAGCCTCGCGGCCGAGGTCACCCAGGACCAGACGACCCGCTTCCGCAAGGCCCAGGCGCTCCAGCAGTGGTTCCGTGAGGACGGCGGCTTCGAATACAGCACCGCCAACATCGAGGAGGTCTCGGAGGGCACGCTCACCGAGTTCCTCGACGAACGAGTCGGCTACTGCGAGCAGTTCGCTGCGTCCATGGCCATCATGGCGCGCGTCATCGGGATCCCGGCCCGGGTCGCCGTCGGGTTCCTGAGGCCTGACTCCGTCGGGCCGGACACCTACGAGTTCTCGTCGCACGACCTGCACGCCTGGCCGGAGCTGTTCTTCCCCGGCGCCGGCTGGGTGCGCTTCGAGCCGACCCCGGGGGCCAGGGCTGCGTCCGTGCCTGCCTACACCAGTGCGGATCTCGCGCCCAACCCGACTGCCACCCCCTCCGCACGCAACACACCTTCCACCGACGCTCGTTCGCGCCAGCTCCGGGATCCGGAGACCACCGCGATCGCCGACGAGGCTTCGACATTCCCCTGGGTGCGGCTGCTGGTGGCTGTCGGCACCCTGGCGCTGCTGCTCGTGGGCGTGCTGGCCCCGACCCTGGTCCGCCGTCGACGGCGTGAGCGGCGACTGCGCGGGGACCTGGAGGAGCTGTGGCGCGAGCTCCGGGACCACGTCACCGACCTGGGTCACGAGTGGCCCGCAGATCGCTCACCCCGGCGGACTGGGGCGTGGGTCTCGACCCACTTCGGCGCACCCGCGGAAGGCTCGTCGAGGAGTGAGCGACCCCGTACCGGGCCGGACCAGGACCGAGACGCTGTCCGGGCCCTGGACCGATTCGTCGAGCAGCTCGAGCGAGCGCGCTACTCGCGTTCGGGTGGGTCGGTGGCGATCGAGCAGGCGGCCGAGGACGTGCTGGTCATCGAGGCTGCTCTCGATCACGGCGTCGGGCCGCGGGTGCGGCGGCGGGCGCGTTGGCTTCCGCGTTCACTGCGACACGTCGCTTCTCGTCCTGCGCGGGCAGGCGGGTCGGATCGGGAGGTGTCGACCCGGACAGGCTCGACCGAGACGGAGACGACCGAAGCGGTGCGGGGCTGA
- a CDS encoding DUF3040 domain-containing protein, producing the protein MPLSEEELRLLEQMERALVEEDPKLASTLRGTSMQRAARRRAIVAGVVFVLGVAILIAGVLASQPVILGIIGFVVMLGAATIGVTAVRHPAARHPSSHHHSPRETRHEGFGVVDGGRRHQPRQSPFRSRASGSFMERMEQRWRHRRDQGY; encoded by the coding sequence GTGCCGCTGTCCGAGGAAGAGCTTCGACTGCTCGAGCAGATGGAGCGCGCTCTGGTCGAAGAGGACCCCAAGCTCGCATCCACCCTCCGAGGCACGTCGATGCAGCGTGCTGCCCGCCGCCGCGCCATCGTCGCCGGAGTGGTCTTCGTGCTGGGCGTCGCCATCCTCATCGCCGGCGTGCTGGCCAGCCAGCCGGTGATCCTCGGCATCATCGGTTTCGTGGTCATGCTCGGCGCCGCGACCATCGGGGTCACCGCTGTCCGCCACCCCGCCGCGCGCCACCCCTCTTCTCACCACCACTCTCCGCGCGAGACCCGGCACGAGGGCTTCGGGGTCGTCGACGGCGGCCGTCGTCACCAGCCCCGCCAGTCGCCCTTCCGTTCCCGCGCCTCCGGGTCGTTCATGGAGCGCATGGAGCAGCGCTGGCGCCACCGCCGCGACCAGGGTTACTGA
- a CDS encoding AAA family ATPase, which yields MSSLVSPDADLATLARVVGLVRSNIERVIEGKPDVVNAAIVVLLAEGHLLIEDVPGVGKTQLAKALARSIDSTVRRIQFTPDLLPSDVTGVSVFNQDTREFEFRPGGVFANIVVGDEINRASPKTQSALLECMEERQVTVDNTTYSLDKPFMVIATQNPIEMEGTYALPEAQRDRFMARVSVGYPVEAAEIAMLDAHTTTNPLDDLEPVTDAGEIRKLTEIVGEVHVSPPVQRYAVALTTATRTSTALHLGASPRATLHLVRAAKAVAAMQGRDFVLPDDLHSLARPVLAHRLLPSVESAMSGRSTGAILDSIVAGVPIPDAGRA from the coding sequence TTGAGCTCGTTGGTCTCACCGGATGCGGACCTCGCGACGCTGGCGCGGGTCGTCGGCCTGGTCCGCTCGAACATCGAGCGGGTCATCGAGGGCAAGCCCGACGTCGTCAATGCCGCGATCGTGGTGCTGCTGGCAGAAGGACACCTGCTCATCGAGGACGTCCCCGGGGTCGGCAAGACCCAGCTGGCGAAGGCGCTCGCACGCAGCATCGACTCGACCGTGCGCCGCATCCAGTTCACGCCCGACCTGCTGCCGTCCGACGTCACGGGTGTGTCCGTCTTCAACCAGGACACCCGCGAGTTCGAGTTCCGGCCGGGTGGTGTCTTCGCCAACATCGTCGTCGGCGACGAGATCAATCGCGCCTCCCCCAAGACGCAGTCGGCGCTGCTGGAGTGCATGGAGGAGCGACAGGTCACCGTCGACAACACGACCTATTCGCTCGACAAGCCCTTCATGGTGATCGCAACGCAGAATCCGATCGAGATGGAGGGCACCTACGCCCTGCCCGAGGCGCAGCGCGACCGCTTCATGGCGCGCGTCTCGGTGGGCTATCCGGTCGAGGCGGCCGAGATCGCCATGCTCGACGCCCACACCACGACCAACCCGCTCGACGACCTGGAGCCGGTGACCGACGCCGGCGAGATCCGCAAGCTCACCGAGATCGTCGGCGAGGTCCACGTGTCGCCTCCGGTGCAGCGCTACGCCGTGGCCCTCACGACTGCCACCCGCACCTCCACGGCGCTGCACCTGGGCGCGTCGCCGCGAGCCACGCTCCACCTCGTGCGCGCGGCCAAGGCGGTCGCTGCGATGCAGGGCCGTGACTTCGTGCTGCCCGACGACCTGCACTCGCTTGCCCGCCCCGTGCTCGCGCACCGGCTCCTGCCCAGTGTCGAGTCGGCCATGAGTGGCCGTTCGACCGGCGCGATCCTCGATTCCATCGTGGCCGGGGTGCCCATCCCGGACGCCGGCCGTGCGTGA
- the dinB gene encoding DNA polymerase IV, whose protein sequence is MTSTPILHVDMDAFYASVATRDRPDLAEVPVIVGGGSRGVVLSANYLARQYGVHSAMPMTRARRACPTAVVIPPDFDTFARVSSSVLENFRRVTPLVEVVSLDEAFLDVRGSIRRLGAPTTIAEGLRSVIHDEQGITCSVGVAASVSVAKLASRRAKPDGVVVVPPERVTAFLHPLDVGELWGVGEKTQAMLHRLGLITVGDVAHTPLRTLQRAVGHHLGAQLHELAWGTDRRAITPKAGPLEPERSMGADETFAKDTDDREVVVRELLRLSHRVTGRMRTAGVAGRTVTIRIRFADFTTITRSRTLPEATDVTVEIYRAAIRLYDALGLQRARLRLVGVRVEGLVPRASVHRQLVLGEPEHGWADADRAVDRATRRFGTAAVRPASLLRTY, encoded by the coding sequence ATGACCAGCACCCCGATCCTGCACGTCGACATGGACGCCTTCTATGCCTCCGTGGCGACCCGCGACCGTCCCGACCTGGCCGAGGTCCCCGTGATCGTCGGCGGGGGAAGCCGCGGGGTGGTGCTCTCTGCCAACTACCTCGCACGTCAGTACGGCGTCCACTCGGCCATGCCGATGACGCGTGCCCGACGTGCCTGCCCGACGGCGGTGGTGATCCCACCCGACTTCGACACCTTCGCCCGTGTCTCGTCCTCGGTGCTGGAGAACTTCCGGCGGGTCACCCCCCTGGTCGAGGTGGTCTCGCTCGACGAGGCCTTCCTCGACGTACGAGGTTCGATCCGGCGGCTCGGTGCACCGACCACCATCGCCGAAGGCCTGCGGTCGGTGATCCACGACGAGCAGGGCATCACCTGCTCGGTCGGGGTGGCGGCCTCGGTGTCGGTGGCCAAGCTGGCCAGCCGCCGAGCGAAGCCGGACGGTGTCGTGGTCGTGCCGCCGGAGCGGGTGACGGCCTTCCTGCACCCGCTCGACGTCGGTGAGCTGTGGGGCGTGGGGGAGAAGACCCAGGCGATGTTGCACAGGCTGGGGCTGATCACGGTCGGCGACGTGGCACACACGCCGCTGCGCACCCTCCAGCGCGCGGTCGGGCACCACCTCGGCGCACAGCTGCACGAGCTGGCATGGGGCACCGACCGTCGAGCGATCACGCCCAAGGCAGGACCGCTCGAGCCGGAGCGGTCGATGGGGGCCGACGAGACCTTCGCCAAGGACACCGACGACCGCGAGGTGGTGGTGCGCGAGCTGCTCCGGCTCTCCCACCGGGTGACGGGACGGATGCGGACGGCCGGCGTGGCAGGACGCACCGTCACGATCAGGATCCGGTTCGCCGACTTCACCACCATCACCCGCTCACGCACCCTGCCCGAGGCCACCGACGTGACGGTGGAGATCTATCGCGCCGCCATCCGGCTCTATGACGCGCTGGGCCTGCAACGGGCGCGGCTGCGGTTGGTGGGGGTGCGGGTGGAGGGCCTGGTCCCGCGCGCGAGCGTGCACAGACAGCTGGTGCTGGGGGAGCCGGAGCACGGCTGGGCCGACGCGGACCGTGCCGTCGACCGGGCCACCCGGCGGTTCGGGACGGCCGCGGTGCGCCCGGCGAGCCTCTTGCGGACATATTGA
- the mraZ gene encoding division/cell wall cluster transcriptional repressor MraZ: MFFGTYTPKLDEKGRLFLPAKFRDQLTEGLVVTRGQERCLTVWSLEDFGRLTERLREAPVTNKGTRDYVRMLFAAASQELPDKQGRISIPAPLRTYASLTKDVVVIGSMNRIEIWDPTAWATYSEEQEQKFSELSDEVFPGI; encoded by the coding sequence ATGTTCTTCGGCACCTACACCCCGAAGCTCGATGAGAAAGGTCGGCTCTTCCTCCCGGCGAAGTTCAGGGATCAGCTGACGGAGGGACTCGTGGTGACCAGAGGGCAGGAGCGCTGCTTGACGGTCTGGTCACTGGAGGACTTCGGCCGGCTGACCGAACGGCTCCGTGAGGCGCCGGTGACCAACAAGGGCACCCGGGACTACGTCCGCATGCTGTTTGCCGCCGCCTCCCAGGAGCTGCCGGACAAGCAGGGACGCATCTCCATCCCGGCTCCGCTGCGCACCTACGCGTCGCTGACCAAGGACGTCGTGGTCATCGGCTCGATGAACCGCATCGAGATCTGGGACCCGACCGCCTGGGCCACCTACTCGGAGGAACAGGAGCAGAAGTTCTCCGAGCTCAGCGACGAGGTCTTCCCCGGCATCTAG
- a CDS encoding DNA polymerase III subunit alpha — protein sequence MSPDPFVHLHVASGYSLQYGASHPHTLVERAAEQEMDTLALTDRDGTYGAVKFVQAARRAGIRPVLGVDLALAPVADAQGPPPGASAPRTPVRGGVHRDLPAHRGGSTRVTFLATGKAGWAAICRMTSNAHLTGQRGQPVATLESLAPYLMGGEVIVLLGPTSEIGVATTRRRDDLALEALTRWREIVPRDNLVVELVSHRLPGSGHQWGPGTSPHAARMAQVARRAGLGTVLTNAVRYADRLDAPVVDVLDASRRLVALDRRHVDRGNAEGFLKSGKQMLEVAEEICRLAGLGDRDGRLLLAQTRAVADRCALDPRADLGIGEVHFPEFQLSGEGTSADGMLRARCEDAIGDRYGSAPRQRIWKRLDDELELIRGLGYASYFLTVADITDLIAQMGIRRAARGSGAGSLVNYLLGVSGVDPIRHGLLMERFLSPLRASLPDIDVDVESARRLEVYQAILSKYGGERCVCVSMMDTYRVRHAVRDVGAALGMPPGEIDAIAKAFPHIRARDVRIALRELPELRASGLGEQRLDLMFRLVERLDGLPRHIAMHPCGVLLSDLTLLDRTPVEASYAGFPMSQFDKDDVEELGLLKLDVLGIRMQSAMAHAVAEIRRVDDEEIDLDDEAQVPFDDSTTFSMISSARTLGVFQIESPGQRELVGKSGIESFEDIITDISLFRPGPVKSDMITPYLEAKQGWKTVVHLHDDLRPILGPTQGVVVFHEQVIEIIALFAGVSNAEADEKRRALGDAEGMAQTRLWFHPRALGRGYPLPLVERIWKVLEAFASFGFCKAHAAAFALPTYQSAWLKAHYPAHFLAGVLTHDPGMYPKRLILDDARQFGVGVLGLDVNASAADYVVERADAQAGPGGADGPTHAIRLALAEVKGISAAEVTRIVAARGGTGHECTTPYASLSDFFHRAQVSRPVLERLVLAGAFDDIYRIGGGEQTVRPRGRLTRRDLLLQVAELDRHARLLDRTSRGRGLARGRVQTTARATERAGDAAGRNSTDPARRAAAQSRAPALPRPVESVQLTLSLGDEPGQGGEVATGLPEMTSEERMRAELEILGLDVTQHVVTPYADFLDALGSTRSRDLLTRRSRSQLLVAGVKVATQTPPIRSGRRVVFLTLDDSTGPVDCTFFEDAQGPYAATVFASWLLVVRGELRRTGRRGVSLRATGAWDLPALHALWQRAGSRDDALAAVHAELARVPEGFAPSAPDQRRVLVHSSGFVMSPYADIKPAGEDPSSAGVALSRSLVPRSAQSPDVDRKLWHRSPGSPG from the coding sequence GTGTCGCCTGACCCGTTCGTCCATCTCCACGTGGCCTCGGGCTACTCCCTCCAATACGGCGCCTCCCACCCCCACACGCTCGTCGAGCGAGCCGCGGAGCAGGAGATGGACACCCTGGCCCTGACCGACCGCGACGGCACCTACGGTGCGGTGAAGTTCGTCCAGGCCGCTCGCCGAGCCGGTATCCGACCGGTGCTGGGGGTCGACCTGGCGCTCGCGCCGGTGGCCGACGCGCAGGGGCCGCCACCGGGTGCCTCCGCCCCCCGCACCCCGGTGCGCGGGGGAGTCCATCGCGACCTCCCGGCACATCGGGGCGGATCGACGAGGGTGACGTTCCTGGCCACCGGCAAGGCCGGCTGGGCGGCCATCTGCCGGATGACCTCCAACGCCCACCTCACCGGGCAGCGGGGCCAGCCGGTCGCGACGCTGGAGTCGCTGGCGCCATACCTCATGGGCGGGGAGGTGATCGTGCTGCTCGGACCGACCTCCGAGATCGGGGTGGCGACGACCCGGCGACGCGACGACCTCGCGCTTGAGGCGCTGACGCGGTGGCGCGAGATCGTGCCCCGCGACAACCTGGTCGTCGAGCTGGTCTCCCACCGGCTGCCGGGCAGCGGACACCAGTGGGGCCCGGGCACCAGCCCGCACGCCGCCCGGATGGCCCAGGTCGCGCGCCGGGCCGGGCTGGGGACGGTGCTGACCAACGCGGTGCGCTACGCCGATCGGCTCGACGCCCCCGTCGTCGACGTCCTCGATGCGTCCCGGCGGCTGGTCGCGCTCGATCGCAGGCACGTCGATCGCGGAAACGCGGAGGGCTTCTTGAAGTCCGGCAAGCAGATGCTCGAGGTGGCCGAGGAGATCTGTCGGCTGGCCGGGCTGGGTGATCGCGACGGCCGGCTGCTGCTGGCCCAGACCCGGGCCGTGGCCGACCGGTGTGCGCTCGACCCGCGCGCCGACCTCGGCATCGGTGAGGTGCACTTCCCCGAGTTCCAGCTCAGCGGAGAGGGCACCAGCGCTGACGGGATGCTGCGCGCCCGCTGCGAGGATGCGATCGGCGACCGCTACGGCTCGGCGCCGCGCCAGCGCATCTGGAAGCGGCTCGACGACGAGCTCGAGCTGATCCGCGGCCTCGGCTATGCCTCCTACTTCCTCACCGTCGCCGACATCACCGACCTGATCGCGCAGATGGGCATCCGCCGCGCGGCCCGCGGCTCCGGCGCCGGCAGCCTGGTCAACTACCTGCTCGGGGTCTCCGGGGTCGACCCGATCCGCCACGGCCTGCTGATGGAGCGGTTCCTCTCGCCCCTGCGGGCCTCGCTGCCCGACATCGACGTCGATGTGGAGTCCGCTCGGCGGCTCGAGGTCTATCAGGCGATCCTGAGCAAGTACGGCGGCGAGCGCTGTGTCTGCGTCTCGATGATGGACACCTATCGCGTGCGCCACGCCGTGCGTGACGTCGGCGCCGCCCTCGGCATGCCGCCCGGCGAGATCGACGCGATCGCCAAGGCCTTCCCGCACATCCGCGCCCGCGACGTGCGGATCGCCCTGCGCGAGCTGCCCGAGCTGCGCGCCAGCGGCCTCGGCGAGCAGCGTCTCGACCTGATGTTCCGCCTGGTCGAGCGCCTCGACGGGCTGCCCCGCCACATCGCCATGCACCCCTGCGGGGTGCTGCTCTCCGACCTCACCCTGCTCGACCGCACACCGGTCGAGGCGTCCTATGCCGGTTTCCCGATGAGCCAGTTCGACAAGGACGACGTCGAGGAGCTCGGGCTGCTCAAGCTCGACGTCCTCGGCATCCGCATGCAGTCGGCGATGGCTCATGCGGTGGCCGAGATCCGCCGGGTCGACGACGAGGAGATCGACCTCGACGACGAGGCGCAGGTGCCCTTCGACGACTCCACGACCTTCTCGATGATCAGCTCGGCCCGGACTCTCGGCGTCTTCCAGATCGAGTCACCCGGCCAGCGCGAGCTCGTCGGCAAGTCCGGCATCGAGTCCTTCGAGGACATCATCACCGACATCTCGCTGTTCCGGCCCGGGCCGGTCAAGAGCGACATGATCACCCCCTACCTCGAGGCCAAGCAGGGCTGGAAGACCGTCGTGCACCTCCACGACGACCTGCGGCCGATCCTCGGTCCCACCCAGGGCGTGGTGGTCTTCCACGAGCAGGTCATCGAGATCATCGCGCTCTTCGCGGGGGTGTCCAACGCCGAGGCCGACGAGAAGCGTCGGGCGCTGGGCGACGCCGAGGGCATGGCACAGACCCGGCTGTGGTTCCACCCGCGGGCCCTCGGCCGGGGCTATCCCCTCCCGTTGGTGGAGCGGATCTGGAAGGTGCTCGAGGCCTTCGCCTCCTTCGGCTTCTGCAAGGCCCATGCTGCTGCCTTTGCCCTGCCGACCTACCAGTCGGCCTGGCTCAAGGCCCACTACCCGGCCCACTTCCTGGCGGGGGTCCTCACCCATGACCCGGGGATGTATCCCAAACGGCTGATCCTCGACGACGCGCGCCAGTTCGGCGTCGGTGTCCTGGGCCTCGACGTCAACGCCTCGGCAGCCGACTACGTCGTCGAGCGCGCCGACGCGCAGGCGGGTCCTGGTGGTGCGGACGGTCCGACCCATGCGATCAGACTGGCGCTGGCGGAGGTCAAGGGCATCAGCGCCGCCGAGGTCACCCGGATCGTCGCTGCCCGGGGTGGGACGGGCCACGAGTGCACCACCCCCTACGCCTCGCTCTCCGACTTCTTCCACCGCGCCCAGGTCTCTCGCCCGGTGCTCGAACGACTGGTGCTGGCCGGCGCCTTCGACGACATCTATCGCATCGGGGGCGGTGAGCAGACCGTCCGGCCACGCGGCCGACTCACCCGCCGCGACCTGCTGCTCCAGGTCGCCGAGCTCGACCGTCATGCCCGCCTCCTCGACCGCACGTCCCGCGGCAGGGGGCTGGCGCGAGGACGCGTCCAGACGACCGCGCGGGCCACGGAGCGGGCCGGTGACGCCGCCGGCCGCAACAGCACCGACCCAGCCAGGAGGGCCGCTGCCCAGTCCAGGGCGCCGGCGCTGCCGCGGCCGGTCGAGTCGGTGCAGCTGACCCTGAGCCTGGGCGACGAGCCGGGCCAGGGTGGTGAGGTGGCGACCGGGCTGCCGGAGATGACGAGCGAGGAGCGGATGCGAGCCGAGCTGGAGATCCTCGGTCTCGACGTCACCCAGCACGTCGTGACTCCCTATGCCGACTTCCTCGACGCACTCGGCAGCACCCGGAGCAGAGACCTCCTCACCCGCCGCAGCCGCTCCCAGCTGCTGGTCGCCGGGGTCAAGGTCGCGACCCAGACGCCACCGATCCGTTCGGGTCGCCGGGTCGTCTTCCTGACCCTCGACGACAGCACCGGTCCGGTCGACTGCACGTTCTTCGAGGATGCGCAGGGACCCTATGCCGCCACGGTCTTCGCCTCCTGGTTGCTGGTCGTGCGCGGTGAGCTGCGACGCACCGGCCGGCGCGGGGTGTCGTTGCGGGCCACGGGTGCCTGGGACCTGCCTGCCCTGCATGCCCTGTGGCAGCGCGCCGGCAGCCGGGACGACGCCCTGGCTGCGGTGCACGCCGAGCTGGCGCGCGTGCCCGAGGGGTTCGCACCTTCCGCTCCGGACCAGCGGCGGGTGCTCGTCCACTCCAGCGGGTTCGTGATGTCGCCATACGCAGACATCAAGCCGGCGGGCGAGGACCCCAGCAGTGCTGGGGTCGCGCTCAGTCGCTCGCTCGTCCCTCGCTCGGCTCAGTCGCCCGATGTCGACCGCAAGCTGTGGCACCGCAGCCCGGGGAGCCCCGGATGA